From the Hordeum vulgare subsp. vulgare chromosome 1H, MorexV3_pseudomolecules_assembly, whole genome shotgun sequence genome, the window GAAATACGTATGTATAACATGAACTGGGGCGAGCATGAAAAGAACATAATGTCTTGATTGCTCAGCTAGTGTTGATGTCTGCTAGTCATGAAGCACTTTTTAAGTCACCAACATCGCCACTCTACTCTGAGAAGACAAGCCAGCATAGCTCACCCACACATCAAAAAATTACAGCACTATTTTCTGAGAAAAAAAGTACAAAAATATAACTCATAGAAGAAGACCAGAGTCTTTCACTTACAATATCTCTGTCGGTTGCAAAGTTCATGGTGATAGAAGAAAATGATGCCGGCAAGTCAACTGCTAGtaaggaaaacaaaaataaaaaataatcagaCCACGTGGGACAAAATTCAGGTATAGTTACTAGATACACGAGTCGAAGCAAATACGAATTATATTGCGTCAATTGTTCCTCAATGGGGAAAGAAATACAAGTAAACACTCAGTAGAGCAAGCAAAGTAGAATCAGAGGCATAAGCGTCGAATTTCGAAATTCGAGTAACCCAAACACGGGTACGTTCACAAACAATCCACAGCATGTGGTGGCAAATGAAAATTCTACCAGCCCAGGGATCGGGGCGCGAGGACATGCTAAACCACACAGAATCTGGTATAAAACGAGCGTTTAATCTAAGGAGaaagataaaaagaagaagagagggaTTCCGGACACAGATCGGTCACACCTTTTTTTAATAATATACCAGTATATATAGTAAGAACAAGTTAAACCCAagcaggcagcagcagcagggacTCGATCTCTCACCGCGAAGGTAGGTCCAGTCGTAGGGCCTGAGAGAGAGCTTGGGCTGGCCGTAGCTGGCCAGCACCACCGGCTGCGCGGCGCAGCCTCGCGGACCCGCCGCCAACCCCACGACGCCCAGCATCAccagcgccgccgcccgccaCGGCGCCGCCATGGGCGTGGGACAGCGCGCTGCACGCGACCAGGCCCGCCAAGTCCACAACTCACCAGCCACCACAGCACAGTGCACAACGCAAGGCGTGAACCCTACAAGCTCTAAACCCTCGCGGCTGCTGCGGAGATCGGGAGACTGGAGGAAGAGATGAGAGGAGGGGGGGCTTGGGCTTTCAGTGTCTTTTTTTCCACAAGGCCTTTATTCTTCTTGTAGTACTAGTCTACTACCGCGTGGGGAGAAAAGAGGGGGGAAAGCGACGGCGAGGGGGTGCCACACAACACAACACTGGTCTTGGTCGCGCTAGTTTATACGGATTTAATGCCTTCCTAGGCGGATGTTGGTGACCCCAAACCCGGTGTTATGGCGGTAATCGGCTCCGTTCTGGTGGTTAGAGCCGTGCCATGGCCCACGGTTGAATTTGGCGGCCGAATCAACGACTTAACCGAACCCCGTTCTTCTGCCACCCCCTCCCCGAGACGAGAGCAGATGAGATAAGCTCCCCTGCTTCCTCTGCGCTCCTCCCTTCACCTTATCACCACCATGCTCTCCGTCTCCCACCCCCACCCGGCGGCCTCTACCGGCCCGCGCCACCGCAAGCCCCTCTCCACCGCCCACCACCGCCGGCGTCGATGCACCTACACCATCGCCGCACTCATCCTCCCCGGAGGCGGTGGACCCCGGGGCAGCCCCCCGAacggcggcaagctcatcctccccggcagcggtggcggcggcggccgcggcgggggcggcggcggtggaatgCTCCCCCGCACCCCGCCACCGACGGCCCCGCCAGGCCAGCTCTACCAGCCCTTCCACCCGCCGCCGTCCCCCCTGCCCGAGAACTACCGCAACCTCGACCTCACTGAGCGCCTCGCCGTGCTCCGCGACCGCATGGGCCGCTGGTACGAGTACGCGCCCCTCATCTCCTCCCTCTCCCGCGAGGGCTTCACCCCGGCATCCATCGAGGAAGCTACCGGCATGTCCGGCGTCGAGCAGAACCGCCTCGTCGTCGCCTCCCAGGTCCGCGACTCCCTCATCTCCGACGACTTCCCCGATGATCTCCTACACTACTTCGACTCCTACGGCGGGCCGGACCTCCTGTACGAGCTCCGCTTCCTCAACGCCCGCCAGCGCATCGTCGCCACCAAGCACACCATCGAGAGGCGCCTCGAGTCCAAGGGCGTGCGCGAGCTCGCGCGCTCCATGAAGGACTTCCCGCAGCGCCGCGGCGACGAAGGGTGGGACGCCTTCGACAGGCACTCCGCCGGCGACTGCCTCGCGTACGCGCGCTTCCGGCTGTCGCGGGAGGCCATCGCCAACGAGGACCGCATCCCCGAGCTGGAGCGCTCGCTGGACGTGGTCGAGACCGAGTCGGCCAGGGCGCGGGTGGAGCTCGAGATGGAGAGGGCCATCAAGAAGGCCGCCGGAGAGGAAGTGGAGGAGCTCGAGGCCAAAGTCGACGCACGGCCCGCGGTGCCGGTGGTGCGGCTCATGTACGGCGAGATCTCCGAGGCGTCCATCGTGCTGCTGCTGCCGGTGGTGAAAGAAACGGACGGCGTCCAGGCAGTGGACCTCGCCCCGAGGAGGAGCCAGACGGACGCGGACCTCGGCATCGTGGAGGTGGACAAGGGGTGGGCGCGCTGGGCGGTGCTGCCGGGCTGGGCCCCGGTCATGGCGGTGGCTGACGAGGCGGTGGTGATCGAGTTGGCGGACGGGCGGGTGCTGCCGTGGCGGTCGGCGGAGAACGAGAGAGTGCTGGTGGTGGCCGACCGGAAACGGAAGGAGGTGGTGGATGAGGGGATATACGTGCTGGAGAAGGGAGGGAAGCTGGTGGTGGAGAGGGGCAATAAGCTGTTGGAGGAAGGAATTAGCCAGGCCGCCGCGGAGGTGGTGACCGTCGTCCGGCCACCCAAAGACGAGGAAGACATCATCGTCGGCGATGAGTGGGACTAAAGAGTTTTAGAGAGGGTTTTTGGCACATGCTTTCGTTTTCGTTTTCGTTTGGTAAAAAGTTTCCCCGCTTCTCTTCACAGCAGTACATGAATAAGAGAATGCAATTTTCCTTGTTTGTTCTGCAAGTCGTAGGAAAATTGGCAGGTGCAGTCGGTGCAGTGCTTTAGGCCATTTCTAACCGTCTCcaccaaaaaagattttttttggtacCATAGCTTTATAGAAGACAGAAGTTATGTACAAGAGATTACAACATCGCTAGTTAGGCATCACGGATCCATCCTAACTCAGCCCCCACTCGCCAGTTAACTAGACTGTACTACTCAATCATACGGATCACTCCAGAAGCTCCTGCCATAGTCCAGTTCGTAAGATCCTTGAAAATGAGATCCACCGTGCCCCTTTCGTTCAAGACAACACTCCTACCGAAAACTCTGTCGTTCACCTGCTTCCATAGGCTCCAGCTGACCAGCATAACTAGTGTGTCAAAGCCCTTGCGTATGCGCTTGGTGATACGCTTTCAAGCCATCTGCCACCACTCCACCAAGGTGTCATGTTGAGTTTGGCACAAGCGCGATGCCAGCCCCATCCTGAAGAAGCAAAGGAACCATACCTGCCTAGCGAAGACACATTGaataaggatatggtcgaccgtatCCTCTTCTTGATCACACAAGTAGCAAGGGGAGGTATTGTCTTGTCACTCGTGTCGTGCCCTCCTATCCGACGTCCACAGCCGGTATTGCACTGCCAACCACATGAAGATCCCGCAAACCAGGGGTGCCCAACTCTTCCATATAGCTGCATAAGACTGGTATCTCCTACCCCCCCCCCTCGCAAAGCATCCTATAAGCCTATGATGACGTGTAAGTTCCATCCACGTTCCAGGCCCAGATCGGTCTATCCTCGCAGCCCGGGTCGGTCTCCACTTCGATAAGAATCTCCCAGAGCGCGATGAACTGAGACAAGCTTTCGGTGCACATATCTCCAACAATATCATTTGTCCAAGCATGCATTTGAAGTGCATCTCTTGCCGATCTCCTGTTGGCCACTTGGGTTATGACTCTAGCCACCACTAATGGTGCAATTTCCTTGATCGTGGCACCATTTATCCATCTGTCTTTCCAAAACAGAATTTGTGATCCTGATCCTAAGCTCCACTTAACCATGCTGCCAAAGGCTTGGGCCACTTGCTTATCAGGAACCAGATTAAGACCTTGCCAAGGCCTAGAGCCATCCATACGCCGCAACCACTCCCAGTGCAATCTGAGGGCAATCCCGTGCCTGTATAGGTCGATCACGCCGAGTCCTCCAAGCCTCTTTGGCCGACACACACGATCCCAAGACACAACGCATTTGCCGCCATGGATACCCTCTGTGCCAGCCCAGAAGAAGGCCCGACAGCCTTTGTCCACTTTCTCCAAAGCCCATTTGGGCGCCTCAGCGATCATCAGGTGGTGCGTGGCCCTAGCTCTCATGACCTTGTTAACAAGCACCAGACGTCCCGGCCTAGTCACCAATCCCCTCTGGCAACCCGGCACAATATGGAGTGTCGCGTCTACAATCGGCTGCCATTCCGAGCGACGTAATTGCCAGATGCTTAGCTGCAGCCCCAAGTATTTGCAAGGAAATTGTTCCATTTTCCACGGTAACGCACGCTCGACAAGCTCCGCATCTGAATCCTCCGACCTGATCATGATAGCCGAAGATTTGTTGTAGTTAACCTTTAGTCCCGAAGCCACGCCAAAGATGTGAAACACCTCAGTCACCAGTTGCAGATCGGGCCGAGTAGGTTTGATGAAaaacaccacatcatccgcaTATAGGGACAGGCGTTGCATCGGGCTACAACCGTTCATGGCGCTAATAGCAGAGTTCTCATGTGCCTTAATAATGATCGAAGTGAGTACGTCCATAGCCAGCACGAACAACATGGGGGGTATAGGTTCCCCTTGTCGGAGACCTTTCGCATGCATGAATTTGCTACCAGCACATCCATTCACCACCACTCTCGAACTAGTCGTCGTCAGTAAGGTAGCAATGCATGAGATCCATCGCTCGGAGAAGCCCTTGGCCCTTAGCACCTCGAAGAGGAAGGGCCAGGATAGACAATCGAAGGCTTTAGATATGTCCAGTTTGAGCAGGACCCCTTTCTCCTTTCTCCGATGTAGGCCACGCGCTAGCTGTCTAACCAACGGGAAATTGTCGTGTAGGTTTCTCCCTTTGATGAAAGTCGATTGGTTGACGTGCACCAGTTCCCCCATGCGAGGCCTAAGGCGCGTTGCCAGGAGCTTCGAGGCTAGCTTAGGCAAACTGTGAATCAGACTCATCGGTCGAAAATCCGCCACCGACCAAGCCTTCGGTGATTTCGGGATCAGGGTGATCAATGCCTGGTTTAGTCTGCCAAACCCTCTCCCATTTCCAATGAGCATTTTATGCAGTGCGGCAGTAAGGTCAGCTTTGATGATCTCCCAAGCCTTCTGAAAGAATATGCCAATGAATCCGTCTGGCCCTCGCGCGCGATCGGATGGCAGTTCTTTGATAACCTTCCAAatttcctcttcatgaaatatgcAGTCTTGATCCGAAAGATCAGCCCGCACAACATCAAGCTCATCAAGGTTTAAGGTGAACTCGCGGGCCACGTCCTTCCCAAGTAGTTCATGATATGCCTGGTGGaaggcctcctccttccccctgTGATCAGTGATGATCTGACCATCCACTAGGATCGACGAGATGTGGTTCTTCATCCTCCTCCCATTAGCCACAAGATGAAAGAGCTTCATGTTGGCATCTCCCTCGCGCGGCCAAGATATGCGTGATCTTTGTCTAGCAATAGTCCTCTCTAAGGATGCGAGACCCAACACCAGCTGCTTGAGCGTTCTCCTGAGCCATCTCTCGCCGTCAGTAAGCAGCCGAGTCTCTTGAGCGCAATCAAACCGGAGGATGAGTATATTCGCGATTGCGATCTGTAGTTTGATGTTTCCAATTTTCTTTTGGCCCCACGCCGCCAGTTCTTTCGTAGTGTTCCTGAGCAAGCGATCGAGCCGCAAGCAAGGATCAGTGATGCTATCATCGCAAACCCAAGCCTCACGGACCACATACATGAAGCCGTCCATGTTAATCCAGAACCTCTCAAACCGGAACCGCCTCTTTATGTGCACATGATCCTACATAGCTAGATGCAATGGGCAGTGGTCAGAGGATGCGGTGGAGAGAACTTGTAAGAGACATTCCGGGTGATCAAGCTCC encodes:
- the LOC123429906 gene encoding rubisco accumulation factor 1, chloroplastic-like, with protein sequence MLSVSHPHPAASTGPRHRKPLSTAHHRRRRCTYTIAALILPGGGGPRGSPPNGGKLILPGSGGGGGRGGGGGGGMLPRTPPPTAPPGQLYQPFHPPPSPLPENYRNLDLTERLAVLRDRMGRWYEYAPLISSLSREGFTPASIEEATGMSGVEQNRLVVASQVRDSLISDDFPDDLLHYFDSYGGPDLLYELRFLNARQRIVATKHTIERRLESKGVRELARSMKDFPQRRGDEGWDAFDRHSAGDCLAYARFRLSREAIANEDRIPELERSLDVVETESARARVELEMERAIKKAAGEEVEELEAKVDARPAVPVVRLMYGEISEASIVLLLPVVKETDGVQAVDLAPRRSQTDADLGIVEVDKGWARWAVLPGWAPVMAVADEAVVIELADGRVLPWRSAENERVLVVADRKRKEVVDEGIYVLEKGGKLVVERGNKLLEEGISQAAAEVVTVVRPPKDEEDIIVGDEWD